The following coding sequences lie in one Salvia hispanica cultivar TCC Black 2014 unplaced genomic scaffold, UniMelb_Shisp_WGS_1.0 HiC_scaffold_731, whole genome shotgun sequence genomic window:
- the LOC125199909 gene encoding uncharacterized protein LOC125199909: MALLQEKRVQENGGGLNKGRHLLGLILCQIRVKPRALRGFYLAIAINQELCLLLGDSQTEAYKKIDPSPFAPKASFLARKEHIFGKRLYNSKAQFCGKGRLHDIRIEFDPNERCGKCLTMLVDRKVVLQVTHLQWKFRGNQTILVDGVCVEVYWDVHGWLFDSAIFLFRTHVPVAKAGPLGGLSHGFSLVLCAWKSE; this comes from the coding sequence ATGGCTCTTCTCCAAGAGAAAAGGGTTCAAGAAAATGGTGGTGGACTCAACAAAGGTAGACATCTATTGGGACTTATCCTCTGCCAAATTCGGGTCAAGCCCCGAGCCCTTAGAGGGTTCTATCTGGCCATAGCAATAAACCAAGAACTATGCCTTCTTCTCGGAGATTCACAGACTGAAGCCTACAAGAAGATTGATCCATCACCATTTGCACCAAAGGCCAGTTTTCTCGCTCGAAAAGAGCACATTTTTGGGAAGAGATTGTACAATTCAAAGGCGCAGTTTTGTGGGAAGGGGCGTTTGCATGATATAAGGATTGAGTTTGATCCAAATGAGAGATGTGGCAAGTGTTTGACTATGCTTGTAGATAGGAAGGTAGTGTTGCAGGTGACTCACCTTCAGTGGAAGTTTAGGGGCAACCAAACCATCCTTGTGGATGGAGTTTGTGTTGAGGTGTATTGGGATGTCCACGGCTGGCTCTTCGACAGCGCCATCTTCTTGTTCCGAACACACGTGCCGGTCGCCAAGGCCGGGCCGTTGGGGGGACTTAGTCATGGTTTTTCACTTGTGTTGTGTGCTTGGAAGAGtgaatag